One part of the candidate division WOR-3 bacterium genome encodes these proteins:
- a CDS encoding class I fructose-bisphosphate aldolase, which yields MIEKIIRCLGGEAENLLNYRCSGIPKENLHLPGNDYIDRVFSASDRPTTVMRNLQQIFNTGRLAGTGYLSILPVDQGIEHSAGASFAPNPEYFDPENIVRLAIAGGCNAVASTLGVLGSVARKYAHKIPFIVKINHNELLTYPNIHDQTLFASVEQAFDMGAIAVGATVYYGSAESRRQITEISEAFEHAHGLGLVTILWAYLRNESFKTQSTDYHVSADLTGQANHLAVTIEADIVKQKQPENNGGFRDLKFGKTHKDVYSTLAKIHPIDLTRYQVANCYMGRIGLINSGGASGENDLSQAVKTAVINKRAGGMGLISGRKAFQKPSEEGVSLLNAIQDVYLCEDVSIA from the coding sequence ATGATTGAAAAAATAATTCGATGTCTCGGCGGCGAAGCGGAAAACCTCCTGAACTACCGCTGTTCAGGCATCCCAAAAGAGAACCTTCATCTTCCAGGAAACGATTACATAGACAGAGTGTTTTCTGCAAGCGACAGACCAACGACCGTAATGAGAAATCTTCAGCAGATTTTCAACACAGGAAGATTGGCCGGAACGGGATACCTTTCCATACTGCCCGTAGATCAGGGTATAGAGCATTCTGCCGGCGCTTCTTTCGCTCCGAATCCCGAATACTTCGATCCTGAAAACATTGTCCGACTCGCGATAGCCGGAGGATGTAACGCCGTCGCTTCCACTCTCGGAGTCCTCGGTTCCGTGGCGAGAAAGTACGCTCACAAGATTCCATTCATAGTAAAGATTAACCACAACGAACTTTTGACATATCCAAACATCCACGATCAGACGCTTTTTGCCTCCGTCGAACAGGCTTTCGATATGGGAGCAATCGCTGTCGGAGCAACTGTTTATTACGGATCCGCGGAATCGAGAAGACAGATAACCGAGATTTCCGAGGCGTTCGAACACGCCCACGGACTTGGCCTTGTCACTATTTTGTGGGCTTATCTCAGGAATGAGAGCTTTAAAACCCAGTCAACAGATTATCACGTTTCCGCAGACCTTACAGGACAAGCCAACCATCTCGCCGTAACCATTGAGGCGGACATAGTCAAACAGAAACAACCTGAGAACAACGGCGGATTCAGAGACTTAAAATTCGGAAAAACCCACAAAGATGTTTATTCCACTCTCGCAAAAATACATCCAATAGATTTGACGAGATATCAGGTCGCCAACTGCTACATGGGCAGAATCGGGCTTATCAACTCGGGCGGAGCATCAGGCGAGAATGATCTGTCTCAAGCAGTTAAAACTGCCGTAATAAACAAAAGAGCGGGAGGTATGGGGCTGATTTCAGGCAGAAAAGCTTTTCAAAAACCTTCGGAAGAAGGAGTCAGTCTGCTGAACGCCATACAGGACGTCTATCTGTGCGAAGACGTCTCCATAGCGTGA
- a CDS encoding diguanylate cyclase: protein MGIEKDIFEFRNFSVLLTDSELTVLNCGKDFLKIAEGKSESGKNVKISDLFGPKNKEYIETALEKIMADGKESQIEIKYEKDNREMTAIMKIIPFKIEAGFSGSVCFIIDATSINRMWTKNLEELKSTLNERVERRASNLAKTNQKLQEELNRKMEIEEELRFFASTDDLTGIYNRRAGLLFLEHRIKESFKENLPFLICFVDVNGLKNINDDFGHNEGDNLLVKLTEILNASIRESDVVFRLGGDEFIIIFQSLALEKTDLIWKRIRKNLDTHNAKEETKYNITVSYGFAVFDPQNPRSIEELISFADLQMYRKKEDFYKNYGQR, encoded by the coding sequence GGGCATAGAAAAAGATATATTCGAATTCAGAAACTTTTCTGTCCTTCTGACAGATTCGGAGTTGACAGTACTGAATTGCGGCAAAGACTTTCTAAAGATAGCCGAAGGAAAGTCTGAAAGCGGCAAAAATGTAAAAATTTCGGATTTGTTCGGACCCAAGAACAAAGAATATATTGAGACAGCTCTTGAAAAAATCATGGCGGATGGCAAAGAATCCCAAATCGAAATAAAATATGAAAAAGACAACCGCGAAATGACCGCGATCATGAAGATTATTCCTTTTAAAATTGAAGCAGGTTTTTCAGGCTCAGTATGCTTTATTATTGACGCCACTTCGATAAACAGAATGTGGACTAAAAATTTAGAAGAACTTAAAAGCACATTGAATGAAAGAGTGGAAAGAAGGGCATCAAATCTCGCCAAGACCAATCAAAAACTGCAGGAAGAACTGAACAGAAAAATGGAAATAGAAGAAGAACTTAGATTTTTCGCCTCTACGGACGACCTGACAGGCATTTATAACAGACGCGCGGGTCTTTTATTTCTCGAGCACAGGATAAAGGAATCTTTTAAGGAAAACCTTCCATTTTTGATATGTTTTGTCGACGTCAACGGACTGAAAAACATCAACGATGATTTTGGACACAACGAGGGAGACAATCTGCTTGTCAAACTCACAGAGATTCTCAATGCTTCGATAAGGGAATCTGACGTCGTGTTCAGGCTCGGAGGAGACGAATTCATAATAATTTTTCAGTCCCTGGCGCTTGAAAAAACCGATCTTATCTGGAAAAGGATTAGAAAAAATTTAGACACTCACAACGCAAAAGAAGAAACGAAATACAACATAACAGTCAGTTACGGATTCGCAGTGTTCGATCCTCAGAACCCAAGGAGCATTGAAGAGCTTATCTCGTTCGCCGACCTTCAAATGTACAGAAAAAAAGAAGATTTTTACAAAAACTACGGGCAGAGATGA
- a CDS encoding SOS response-associated peptidase encodes MCGRFAVKSSLAQLKKDFDAAMAESFDAQSVKTPSYNVAPGQNVLILVFEGNRKIKSAKWGLVPSWSKEPKTSYSMINARAESLAVKPSFSGAFRNKRCIVMADGYYEWKKTGKEKTPFYLFNKNGETMAFAGIFDVWTDGKGVFLQTVSIVTVEAGAGIRFIHERAPAILGRKDLDVWIDNGIFDRGKLDSVLNNEEGKSLVFHEVSKKVNSPSFDSPECIAPLE; translated from the coding sequence ATGTGCGGAAGATTTGCTGTAAAAAGCTCGCTGGCTCAACTGAAAAAGGATTTTGATGCCGCGATGGCTGAAAGTTTTGACGCCCAATCCGTCAAAACACCGTCTTACAACGTGGCTCCCGGACAAAATGTTCTGATTTTGGTTTTTGAGGGAAACCGGAAAATAAAGTCTGCGAAGTGGGGGCTTGTTCCTTCCTGGTCGAAGGAACCGAAAACGTCTTACAGTATGATAAATGCCAGAGCGGAATCTCTGGCCGTAAAACCTTCTTTTTCCGGAGCTTTCAGAAACAAAAGATGCATAGTGATGGCTGACGGATATTACGAATGGAAAAAAACGGGAAAAGAAAAAACGCCGTTCTATTTGTTTAATAAAAACGGTGAAACCATGGCTTTCGCGGGTATATTTGACGTCTGGACAGACGGGAAAGGTGTTTTTTTGCAGACTGTTTCAATTGTAACAGTCGAAGCAGGTGCCGGGATAAGATTCATTCATGAAAGAGCGCCGGCAATTCTCGGCAGAAAAGACCTGGACGTCTGGATAGACAACGGAATTTTCGACAGGGGGAAGCTGGACAGTGTGTTGAATAATGAAGAAGGAAAAAGCCTGGTTTTCCATGAAGTGTCGAAAAAAGTCAATTCACCTTCATTCGATTCACCCGAATGCATCGCCCCGCTGGAGTGA